The genome window GTGTAATGCTGACAGTAATTAACTGTGGTAATGGAGGCATTACTGTATGTTTGGTTTAACTCTTTAAGAGCTTCCTGTACTTGTGATAGCTCACCCTCTATTTATCATAAAAATAGTCTTAGAAATACTACTTATAGTGTCttcttattttctcttctttaatatttaatagGTTGCACTCCCTTCTCTTGTTTCTAGGATTGGTACACAGTGCCGTGCAAAGATTTTGAGTTGTccctcatttatttttatattcttgCAAAACACTTTCTGGCACGCTTGATCCAAAGGTTACCCTGACTTTCTACAAGTCTTTGTCTGACCGTAAGCAAGCGGTAAccttgatgctgctatttcatcaatATTGTCCAATCTACCAAATATTAACCGtgtaaaagaacaccagagaacagcTTTGAAACAATGATTTTCGTTTTGATATGAGTTGTTGAAGTAGCACATGAGTAAAGGTGACGGACAAGTGCTTTATCCAATcgtatgcaaggatttttgataaggcccctccttttGAAATACACCTTCAATGAAGCAATCCCAggtggatgtgtggagctctgcttAACCAagtccatctggcgagagtcatgTTAGTTCTCACCAGGATGCAACAACCTATTAGTTATAATAATTGCACTGGTTTTTCAATTAAAGAAGAGGCAGAGGTAGCTGAATGATGCTAAAGGCATCAGGTGTTCAGCATTTTTAgtctaaagccgggcgtacactgtacgatattttcaatcgttgtACTCATATActgctcaaactgtacgacgaaaccacagggtttaaaagttcactgctcacgatatatgttcttacactgtgcggCCCGATGCTCTGATGcgatctgactgctcacactctACGTCTGAAAACCCACGTCtgactcagccccgtagagagatggagCTACTCAGACTCGTTTATCCGAAAACCcaatgtaaacagtagaagaagataaagagggaagtgtcaatgctcactgttaaatatatGGAATACCGTCCAATTCCTGGTCtggaggtggtcgtgagaggctaatcgcccctcgttaccccctgtggtatacagggggtaacgaggggcaGGACGCACGATCCCACTGAAACTTGGCCCGATCCAAAAAAAATTCTCGCATAACTGAAGAATCGGCTCAAAAAGGGCAGAaaatcgtacagtgtatgcctggctttaaatgctttaaagcatttaaagcattccttttattttgttttatttattttgttattttatttatttatacatcaatATAAATAAGAAGAATACAAAATATGATTCCTTgagagaaaagacagaaatgtctctgggaatacagtctgaacgttggtgttcactgaagtggacgctaaacctgccgaggctcagatgtgatgcagagttgattgacataagtaaatgttctgatatgaggctctcaAAATTGCTGCagatagttttatttaaagttgctgtagatcgttttatttaaagttgctgttagatcagtgtatttaattaataacggttggtcttcaatcacgccgagctgccgctttactgcaaggcattgcagagggtcaggctcagtccagCATTATTTAACATTGATTTATTAAGCAAACCActattatgatagttctgcaatactgccactagatgtcgccacatctgtttatatttgctaaTCGCACCCAAGGGCAAATTATTTTTCAcctcaaaacactatcaagatggaggcttggtgtataaacccttattttattatgaataaacgttttttggtctttttttataagcatattacgtggctatataACTTTAAATTATCAGGTTTTGttcttaaaataattacatgaatatttcaaataaatcaaCATATGTCGAGCGGATGCTTGAAACCAAGATAAAGAAGCTAATCTCGCAACGTATTCAAATAGAAAATAACACATTGAATGCTTAGGTTGTAGTTTTCCAATGCATTAGATTTGATAAGGCTTATTTATCCCTAATAAGTGTAACAGTctaagtttaaaatgttttttctttgtcaacACTTAGGGCAGCAAAATGTTCAGGAATCACTGAATAGTAATTACATGATCTGTTATGATAAATCCACATTTTCCTTACTTTTTTACTTCTTATGTGTCATAACGATGCTTTAAACTCCTTCAGAGATGTTTAGGATCTTGTGCATTGTCATCCATTCCCTGAGCTTAGTGTTACAAACACAGCAGATATTGTTATGGTTGTGTATTTATCATTGTTTGTGCAGACCAAACATCACAGCCTGCCCCTTTTGTGAAAAGTCTCATTTCAGTTTCATAAACCACTTAACGCTTGGATGACGTTTGTAAAAAGAGGAACTTGAACTCTAAGGACGGTCCCGTGTTACACATACGTATTAAACAACCATTGCTTGTCACAGATACAATCTGTTTATGCTTCTTTGGCTTtatcaataaaaacacaaagtaaaaacaacagaaaacatttcattCTAGCACCACCCAGGTTTTCCCACATAATGAAAATGGAATATGCGccatatttttctgtttcttttactcTTTTATATTCCTATCATGCTCGAAACAAACTGATAATGATGACACGGTATATAGTGGTTATTTGATTGCATAAGAGGAGAATAAAGGAAGAAATGACTGGGCTGAGAAACTGAACTGCAGGAGATGAGCCGTATCTGAGATGGATAAATCACCTGAGAAATTCATCATCCTCCAGCTGATGCATCCATTGAGTGTTTTCTCAGTAATCTAACAATCAACAGTAGTTTCACTAGCCTCATCTTGATTCATGAGACATAGTGAAATATTTGGTTTCATGAAACCTAAAACTAAATATCCTGTTGGACTGTTTAGTTTTGTAGTTTGGTTAATGTGACTGCTTTGGGTTCTCTTTATTTGTcaatgtcaactttatttatacagcccGTTTAATCCAGATGCATCTgtccaaagcgctgtacacagtgacaaacaaaacatataaatatgtgtatacatacaaaaaaaaagtacacaacACGAAAtgagaagatttaaaaatgttcaaatactaaaaacactaaaagtaaaaataataaaagaatctGCTCAGCTTGAGTTAAAAGCCAGTgcaaacagatgtgtttttaaaaatgacttaaaagtGCAAACGACTGGGCTGTTGTAATATTCAAAGGCAGACAGATCCAGAGTCTCAACAGATGCTCAGTCCCCTCTAGTTTCTTTCTTGCTAACTCTTTTTGAGTTTCCTACTCACCTGTTGGTTCTGAATCTTTTCTGATGTCTGTGATCTGTTGACTAATTTCTGGTGTCGGTGTCTAGCTACAGTTCTGCCATTTATTCTAGTTGATTCCCTCCGTCTCTGCTCTTTGGTTTCTCACTCAGCCGCTCCAACTCTGCTAACTAGTATCGTCTGTTTCTTATTTCGTTGATCCCGTCTCCTCCGTATATAACTGCTGAGTCATCTGCTCCTTTGGTGCTGCTAACAGAAGAGCTGTATTAAGTTAGAAAGTGAGGGCAAAACCACCATATGCCCTTAAATGACCAGATTTCCAactaaactgaaaataaatgaatgaattagaAAAGTGGGTGAATcaacataaacacaaacaattatgGGATTATCTGTTGGAACTGCATTCAATGATCTCAATATGTCACTGAATTATGCCTCAACCTGTTGATGATGGTTTGCTGTATGTGTTCATGTTGCTTGTTAGCATCTCACATCAGCACCTGTTCACAAAGCAACAGAAATCTCTCGTGATTCACAACAACTtgttaaaaacatgtaaaattgtTCTAACAACCCTGCAAAGATGCCAGATTATTGTGGTGTAAAGATGGAGATCTCAGTAAACAATCTTCAGGCATATTTCAGCTTTAACATGACGGATGCATATTTTAAACGTAAACTGAAAAAACTAAATCCGCCAGGTGGGGAAAtgagaaagattaaaaaaaagctgcaacagCCTGGCTGCATAAATGTGCACACCCTGACATAAAGATCAGCTTCCCAGCTATTCATAAACCATATCACAAAGAAGATTTGTAGAAATTATGGGTCAAACATAATTTATAAAAATTTGAAGCTTCTTTAAGGTTGGTGAAAAAACGACAGATAAACTGTTCTTGGAGGCTTTCAAAGGACACAGGAACTTCTAATAGTGGTCATGCAAAAACAATCCCCTTTATTTCCCTGTATGTCTACATTGGCTTCTAAAAGTATTTACCCCCGTTATGCTTTTTACTAATTCTGTTGCATTCAAGCCtatagtttaaatgttttaaatcttattttatgtctATGTATCCATTCCCTTTCTGATGAAGTCCCTAAAAAATTCTGGTCTTACtaattaccttcaaaagtcctACAACTGGTGAAATGAAGACCGACTCTGTGTTATCAAAGTATTACATGACAGTATAAACAcagcttttctgaaaggccccaaaGAATGCAGCACCCAGAcaaatcagggacaaagttgttgagaagtacaagtcagggttgGGTTATAAAAAATATCACAATCTTTGATGTTCCACCCTGGAGCAGCATCAGATCCATCTTCTTCAAGGAGTTATTTTTTCCTATTTGTTGTTTACTTCacaattaaaataagaaatcttcaaagttgtaagcagcttctgtaaatgaaatggtgcaaactcttTAAACCTTTGCCTTAATTATttatgataaaaacacaattttaagttgttttttttattacatcaaCATATACTGTAGATTTAATGTTTTCATGAGAagaagggaccagagaacagaaattaaatataatttagtagataagaatatatttaaaaactccCCTCTTACACCTTTATTATTTACATAGTAACACCTATAACTATGAAATTATCTCAGTCTGTGGGTAATTTCTTTGGATGTATGATTAAAGCTTTCATCATATATCACTACGGGAGACATTTACTGCTCACTAATCCAGAATATGTTTTATGAGgtgataaaaatgacagattttactgagcaagcacagaacaccatttaactttcaTGTCACAGTTTAAAAAGCCTGGTTtggtccacaaaaaaaaaaaacggcaaggTTTATTTCCGAAATCACCCCAGATCCATGGTGACCAACATCATGATAGGGGATTACTTTTCACAACAGACCATGATATTTACCAAACTTAAATCCAAGAGGATCTTAACAGATTATTTCAAAAGACACAAACACGCATTTACAGATTTCATTGCtactttttaacagaaatgtaaTTAGGAACGAGATTAGACTTGAAAACTCAGCCAGAGTTACAGAAAACCCATTACTAACGCTGAACTGGtggaattttgaaaaaaaaaaaacaaactgtgtgAGCAAACATCAACCCACCTTCATGGTGTCGACATTTTATGTGCTTGTAAACCTTGGGATCGTATCCTGTCCCAGCTAACGGTTTATTTATGCTCTTTGTCAATATTTACCCGTTTTATGGTTCCTCAGGTTAAGTGTTCAGATGTGACTTTAGCGGATTCGAACCGTTGCCTGTTGCTTCACGTTTCTACCCTCAGGTCGAAAGTTCATCCTGAGAAGAAAATGTTCCACCGACTCAAACACGGATCATCCCCGCCGCTGTGACTCGGGGGGTTTTAGCTTCAAACACGGTGTGACACATCTACCGCCACCCAGCGGACGGATTCTGGGCTATTTTTAACCCGACACGGAGCAATTTACTCATCCTTTCTCACCTGTATTACTCCACGTGATGTCATCAAACTGACTCAGGTTATTCAGGTGAGATACGTCACCTGTCTGGCTGAGAAGAATGCGTCGTTACTTTTACTGCATTTCAGGAAAGTTTACAAGCGTCATATCTACGTTTCACATTAAAATTctggaagaaataaaaacacaggaaaactgaaagcttgaGTTAACTTTAGCCACACATTTACTAGAAAGCCTTGGTTTTGCTAATGAAAGAACAACTACAGCCATGTTGCATGGATAAGGTACACAAAGCAAAGGAACATACCCTGCAGTAAGGTGATCTGGACACAAATGCTGAACTAAAGTGTTTATGCTTTCTGAGCACTTCTCCAAGTGGGTGAAGCTTCGATTTCAACAGATTCCCTTTTCCAGGAAGGAATTTTGTAACTCATCTCACAGTCcaagaagaaaggaaaaacagatgTGCGTCAGTTTACTTTACATGCAGTTCCCTTAAAAAAGTActcacattttaacaaaaaggtCAAAATCAATCTTGTAGATGTTTTGCATCTAGGACGACAAGCATGTTTGCCCttcactttaaagaaaaaataaattaaatcagcgtatttttttgccttcatgGCCTGGTTTAACTTTCAGTCTCCTTGGAGGCgaagcaaggcaagtttatttgtttagaacatttcagtaacaagacaattcaaagtgctgtacaggaaCAGagcataagaaaataaaacattacagcaGAAAGTCGACATTaacaatttaaacaatttaaaggcAGCGGtgaacaaataggtttttaaccctgatttaaaggaactcagggtttggGCACTTTTCCagtcctctgggagtttgttccagatcaacggaggataaaaactaaatgctgcttctccatgtcgatacactgataacaagtctgtgatgaaTTCTGGTGCTACGCCATTCAGTGGGACTAACAAAAGAATCtcaaagtctattctctgagagcTTCATGTCCTAGCAACAGCCAGTCTGTGGTTGCTGCACAGCAGCTACTGGTTCATGAAAAAGAGACTTAAAgtcgctttttttttaaatgactttgtTGCGTGCGGGCTGTGTTGTGTTTGCCGTTGAGCTGTTCAGCGGCTCCGGGACTTCTTTCACACACATGGAGAAGTAATTGGAGACGTAAAGCGCTTTAAACTTGGTGCTACAAAAGCAGTAAACCAGTGGATCCAGCAGACAGTCCAGGTAGGAGAGGACCATGAGGCCGTCAAACGCCTCCGTCGCCGTTTCGACgaggtccttcctctcctggaccCGAACAATCAGCAGCACCATCCTGCCGAGAGCACATGGCAGGAAGCAGAAGGAGAAGACCACCATGACGGTGGTCACCAGGAGGACGGCCCTCCTCAGCTTGGTGGTGTCGCCGACGGTCTTCTTCCTGAGCCGGTTGACGATGTGCACCGTGCAGTAGACCAGGATGACGAAGGGGACGACGATCTGGAGGAAGAACACCGCCTCCCTCATGCTGTCCACCATGTTCTGAAATGGTAACAACACAATTAGATTGTCATAAAAGACAGAGGCCGTGGTTTTTAATGGCACAGCAGAGCCTCCTCTGACTGAGATAGGTTATTTGTCCCAGTATAGGAAATCTTTTTATTACTAACCAACTTTAACCCTATTAAAGTGGATGCTGACCTTAAATTTGATGgtcaatgtcaatgtcaatgtcaaatttatttatatagcactttaaaacaggcatagaactgcaccaaagtgctgtataaaAGTGACAACAAcggaaatgaataaaaacaaagtatcaaacactactttaattaaatgccaaagaataaaaataagttttaagaagcaatttaaaatgatccaggctGTGGGCAGATCTAATTTGGAAAGGTAGATTGTTCCATAGAGAAGGAGCAACAGCAGAAGAAGCCcgatctcctttcctcttaagtCTGGTCAGATCAGTTGGCTAAAATAAAGCCAATTCTCTTCAGGAAGGACTTTGGGACAGtaatccatgcatttgtcactggattactgtaattcaattcaattcaattttatttatatagcgccaattcatgaaaatcatattatacagattgggtcagattatacagattggtcaaaaatttcctatataaggaaaccagttgattgcaacAGAGTAATGTGCTTCATGTGGGAGTAAGTGGCTCCTCTAAGTGGCTCTatttctgagctgctgcaccATCTCGCTCCCGTAGGtcagctaaaataaaacagcagcgcggggggggggggggtggcgtGCCTTTGGTGAGGCAGAATAAGCTACCATTGATCATCAGACAGGTCACATCACTGTCTgattttaaatctcttcttaaaactcatttggccCCATGCAAGAAGTTGATGTTAGCTTCTGCTTGCTTTATTAGTCTTGTATTGTAAGGCcgcaaatacattttaattatgtattttatgtttgtttttcttactatAGCATTTTAGTGTTTTAGACGTGTTTATGTCGTTCTGTGCTTTATAGATAAAGTTGGACTGGATAAACACCAACAGTCGTCCCTGTTTATGTTGCGCAATGTTGCTAAAACTTCGACATAAGCAAAAGTTTAAGTTAAGGGTTTACTTGGTTTAAAATAAGACGCAGAATGTGATACATTGAGAGTTGGAGAAGGTCCAGTGCACAGAAAGAGAAAAGGCGAGGGAAGACttaataaataaaggattaattatttcattttttttaaagtaccaATTGAACCGAGTTGCATggatattttaaattttaaactttatctaatgctgtttcattttttcacaGTAAACCCAAAGCACGTCCTCCCCCTATGAGATTTTTCAGATGTatttacagtggcttgcaaaagtattcataccccttgaacatttccacacattgtcacattacaaccacaaacataaatatattttattggaatcttatttaaaagaccaacacaaagtgttaTACAATTCTGAAGTGGAAACaaaattaccgtatttttcagactataaggcgcacttaaaatccttaaatctcaaaaatgtatgatgcgccttatagtccggtgtgccttatatatgattactgaccaattttatgtggtacaatgctgtcataaagctgttaaaatatgtaagtacgactttggttagcaatgaagccgtTCTgctcactgatctctatttattcactggagtgctgatttgcccgaaaaactgaagtcactggccgccatcttgctactccctactctcacagaacccgataggatttggttgcaacaacaagcagttttctggctgtgtgaaaacgtttcacaggtaattctacagtcagtggatgtactaacactatcaagtacTAGGAAactatgtgctgaaatattttacatgtattatatataacatgcaaaatatttcagcacatgactttttcagtacttgatagttttagaacataacataaaagtatatggcatttgacattttaaaagttttaagccccccctgaacatgagaaagtccttgttattcgatgctgtagcgcacatattccctagttactgggggaaaatagggagtaccaatatggcggctggtggcttcaaagcgactcgttctaacagcgggcgattagcaatCCAGTGTATTATAGAGCTCAGTGGttctgctcaatggatattctaagcattacggtacactgtgtcactacctgataggacccctgagctgtctacaagactgcctgactgtgatgtctaaactagaagtgcattcatgtaaggcagcctggagtacgcgctagcaacactAAACCtggtaagttaattaaatataaaagttaggtttattttggccttatgttagaaacaggccaatgtagtccagctactctgtcctcctgacagagacggacagagagctgtggacgtggaggagtgatgttacacacttgggaagaatatttagtgcgtcTTATGGTTTGAAAATACGGTATGCATGACTCTGTTGTAAACTTTCTTATTTTCAGATATGTTTATTCATGTGTTGCCTAACTGAGATGATATCACTGCTGTCATCAGAACTTAGACACTCAGCAGCGTGTTGAAATATTCTCACAAgatgtacgtttttttttttttccgtctaCGGGGAGGAAGTAAACTGATTGCAAAAGAGAGTCAGTGAAAAACTGCAGAATATTTAAGTGTAAATGgaatgttttatgtgtttttcctATTCCAGACCGCTCATGTGGGACAACTTCTCTGCTTCTGAACAAGAAGAGAACCTCACCTCACGGGAAGAGTTGTTGGCTGTCAGGTTGAGGCTGTTGCAGCATTCAAAGTCCTTCAGCATGGTGGGGATGGTGAGAGGCAGGAGCAGCACCcagatgatgatggagatgtgAGGGGATTTCTTCAGAACCTTCAGCAGGTTCTTCCTGCCTGGGTGCACCACGTTGAAGTAGCGATCGA of Fundulus heteroclitus isolate FHET01 chromosome 15, MU-UCD_Fhet_4.1, whole genome shotgun sequence contains these proteins:
- the LOC105940079 gene encoding hydroxycarboxylic acid receptor 2, whose product is MNSSTMSVTEENCDVSNHALYKFYAAILIVIFILALPLNASVLHLFIFKLKFWKSNSNNIFLFNLVLADVLLLVCLPIKAYNFISSERRSDYDIVCKAMLFMLFLNRGASIAFLTVTSIDRYFNVVHPGRKNLLKVLKKSPHISIIIWVLLLPLTIPTMLKDFECCNSLNLTANNSSRENMVDSMREAVFFLQIVVPFVILVYCTVHIVNRLRKKTVGDTTKLRRAVLLVTTVMVVFSFCFLPCALGRMVLLIVRVQERKDLVETATEAFDGLMVLSYLDCLLDPLVYCFCSTKFKALYVSNYFSMCVKEVPEPLNSSTANTTQPARNKVI